In Chitinophaga sp. HK235, a single window of DNA contains:
- the cas2 gene encoding CRISPR-associated endonuclease Cas2, whose protein sequence is MYIILVYDIDQKRVGKMLKLCRRYLNWIQNSVFEGELTEVKLKELLLKAKEIIDPSYDSIIIFSSRQEKWLDKQVVGLEKNNLENMF, encoded by the coding sequence ATGTATATCATACTGGTATATGACATAGATCAGAAAAGAGTCGGTAAAATGCTCAAACTGTGCCGCCGCTATCTTAACTGGATTCAAAACAGTGTCTTCGAAGGAGAGCTCACCGAAGTAAAACTGAAAGAACTACTCCTTAAGGCCAAAGAAATAATTGATCCCTCTTATGACAGCATCATTATTTTCAGCAGCCGACAGGAAAAATGGCTGGATAAACAAGTCGTCGGACTCGAAAAAAACAACCTCGAAAATATGTTTTAG
- a CDS encoding DNA glycosylase AlkZ-like family protein has protein sequence MTESDIVCHRLRNQLLHSSTYTSPAAVVQWLGCLQATDYTAAKRSIISRMHASGNTSVDTFINQGILQRSFLLKPIHHLVTATDNTWIQTLTTPLIKVSCKRLYHTLSIDPPLLKRSRHTLEKILRDGQTLTRQQLTPHLGLSSKDLRINILLMDAELEGIICSGPLSGKTFTYRLQPPQAVAIPAEEAVAVLAQRYFRSRGPARLQDFVYWSGLPVPIAKKGLSECALSCEVVDGEAYWFSSDMDRAVPVIHGSLILPAADEFYVGYEEEGSGGRVGQFL, from the coding sequence ATGACAGAAAGTGATATCGTATGCCACCGGCTGCGTAACCAGCTGCTGCACAGCAGTACCTATACATCCCCGGCAGCCGTAGTGCAATGGCTCGGATGCCTCCAGGCCACCGATTATACCGCGGCCAAACGTAGCATCATCTCCCGTATGCATGCTTCCGGCAATACGTCTGTCGATACTTTTATCAACCAGGGCATCCTACAACGCAGCTTCCTGCTCAAACCCATCCACCACCTGGTCACCGCCACCGACAATACCTGGATACAAACCCTCACCACACCACTGATCAAGGTATCCTGTAAACGACTATACCATACCCTCAGCATCGATCCCCCACTGCTAAAACGCAGCAGACATACCCTCGAAAAAATACTCCGCGACGGACAAACTTTAACACGACAACAGCTGACACCCCACCTTGGCCTATCCTCCAAAGACCTGCGCATCAACATCCTCCTCATGGACGCAGAACTGGAAGGTATCATCTGTAGCGGCCCCCTCTCCGGTAAAACGTTTACCTACCGCCTGCAACCTCCTCAGGCGGTTGCCATACCCGCCGAAGAAGCCGTGGCGGTGCTGGCACAACGCTACTTCCGCAGCCGCGGACCTGCGAGATTACAGGACTTCGTCTACTGGAGCGGTCTGCCTGTCCCCATCGCCAAAAAAGGGCTCTCAGAATGTGCTTTGTCCTGTGAAGTCGTGGATGGTGAGGCATATTGGTTCTCCTCAGATATGGATAGAGCAGTTCCTGTTATTCATGGATCGTTAATACTACCCGCGGCGGATGAGTTTTACGTGGGGTATGAGGAGGAGGGATCTGGAGGAAGAGTGGGGCAATTTCTTTGA
- a CDS encoding erythromycin esterase family protein — MKKCLLLLLFPFLLIALPGHVAAFVSMGLQADTTDGVSAWLRSHAVSLRTVDAGNGSADLQGLKPMIGDARVVALGECTHGTSEIFRMKHRLLEFLVTEMGFTIFSIEANLPETNAVNEYVLYGKGEPEIVLAGMYCWTWNTREVLEMIKWMRVYNIQHPDKMVQFTGFDMQFPQGAYERLDQFATQYAPDLKPVVDTIAAYCVRYRRQNINGQLLTREEKAPLQQALDTLGENFRRKGAAYRQLVGDSIWEWQLRYLEVLNQYVKKNSDRKGILSNRDQSMAENVIWLTEHFPGQKMVLWAHNAHIKKNEYSMGEYLNRHFRKELLVLGFGVASGKYTAVKRGVGLSHDNLLSTPVPTSFESYAQASGIGNFILDIRREQLKNDGASWLLHRMKLRYIGAVAPKGEKQFEQGLLPELYDGIIYLENTTSSVSIYYKK; from the coding sequence ATGAAAAAATGTTTGCTGTTACTGTTGTTTCCCTTTTTATTGATTGCGCTACCAGGCCATGTTGCTGCATTTGTCTCCATGGGTTTACAGGCTGATACCACGGATGGTGTGAGCGCGTGGTTGAGGTCACATGCCGTTTCACTTCGTACTGTTGATGCCGGCAATGGCAGTGCGGATTTACAGGGACTGAAACCGATGATAGGAGATGCCCGTGTGGTAGCACTAGGAGAATGTACACATGGCACCAGTGAAATTTTCAGGATGAAACACCGCCTGCTTGAATTCCTGGTCACTGAAATGGGCTTTACTATTTTTTCTATTGAAGCGAATTTACCGGAGACGAATGCTGTCAATGAATATGTATTGTATGGAAAAGGAGAGCCGGAGATAGTACTGGCCGGTATGTATTGCTGGACCTGGAATACCAGAGAGGTGCTGGAGATGATTAAATGGATGCGGGTTTATAATATTCAGCATCCGGATAAGATGGTGCAGTTCACTGGTTTTGATATGCAATTCCCACAAGGGGCTTATGAAAGACTGGATCAATTTGCCACACAGTATGCTCCTGACCTGAAACCAGTGGTAGATACCATTGCTGCCTATTGCGTCCGTTACAGGCGACAGAATATAAATGGCCAACTGCTGACCCGTGAAGAAAAAGCCCCTTTGCAGCAGGCGCTGGATACACTGGGAGAGAACTTCAGGAGGAAGGGCGCTGCTTATCGGCAATTGGTGGGAGATAGCATATGGGAGTGGCAGCTGCGATACCTGGAAGTATTGAATCAGTATGTGAAAAAAAATTCTGACAGAAAAGGGATTTTAAGCAACAGAGACCAGTCGATGGCAGAGAATGTGATCTGGCTGACAGAACATTTTCCCGGGCAGAAAATGGTACTCTGGGCTCACAATGCGCATATAAAAAAGAATGAATATTCCATGGGAGAATATCTGAACAGACACTTTAGAAAAGAGCTGTTGGTGCTGGGTTTTGGGGTAGCATCAGGCAAGTATACCGCTGTCAAAAGAGGTGTTGGCCTCTCTCATGATAATCTTTTATCCACGCCGGTTCCTACATCATTTGAATCGTATGCACAAGCCAGTGGCATTGGCAACTTTATCCTTGACATACGCAGGGAGCAGTTGAAAAACGATGGCGCCTCATGGCTGTTGCATCGTATGAAACTACGTTATATAGGAGCAGTAGCTCCGAAGGGGGAAAAGCAGTTTGAACAGGGGCTTTTACCAGAACTGTATGACGGTATCATCTACCTGGAAAATACTACTTCTTCTGTATCGATCTATTACAAAAAATAA
- the cas4 gene encoding CRISPR-associated protein Cas4 has translation MSVNGTLIQLFHICPREMWLHTHGINMEHTSETVYDGKLLHETSYSQRPEKYTEITLSACFNNIPLTGKIDFYDAKQKIIHETKRSDKAEVAHEWQAKFYIWLLLLNDIPDVQAILEYPKLRTSTTVQLTSHDILHLTNTISTIQHLQQSDKCPDKIQSKICKSCSYYELCYIEE, from the coding sequence ATGTCTGTCAATGGTACACTTATCCAATTATTCCATATCTGCCCCAGAGAAATGTGGCTACACACACATGGAATTAATATGGAACACACGTCTGAAACCGTATATGATGGGAAACTGCTGCACGAAACCAGTTATTCCCAACGTCCTGAGAAATATACTGAAATAACACTATCAGCCTGTTTCAATAATATTCCATTAACCGGTAAAATTGATTTTTATGATGCAAAGCAAAAAATAATTCACGAAACCAAACGTAGTGACAAAGCAGAAGTCGCCCATGAATGGCAGGCAAAATTTTACATATGGCTCCTGCTATTAAATGATATCCCTGATGTACAGGCTATATTAGAATACCCCAAACTCAGGACTTCCACTACTGTTCAATTAACCAGTCACGATATCCTTCATCTTACAAACACCATCAGCACAATACAGCATTTACAACAATCAGACAAATGCCCGGATAAAATCCAAAGTAAAATATGTAAGAGTTGTTCGTATTATGAACTTTGTTATATCGAAGAATAA
- a CDS encoding NADPH-dependent FMN reductase, protein MSQKLNILAISGSTRQQSSNHQLIKAVASLAADVAHVEVFEGLTNIPHFNPDIDHDNPPAEVVAFRRRLREADAVLICTPEYAIGVPGTLKNAIDWTVSSMELSRKPVALITAGTSGFKAHESLLGTLLIIESNIATTAQIVISGVKTKINQDGIITDTATLEKVQQLIASLVAVVKEEPIPLMPRPSLF, encoded by the coding sequence ATGTCACAAAAGCTCAATATTCTCGCTATCTCCGGAAGTACCCGTCAGCAATCCTCTAATCATCAACTGATAAAAGCTGTTGCCAGCCTGGCCGCAGACGTCGCCCATGTGGAGGTGTTTGAGGGGCTGACGAATATCCCTCATTTTAACCCTGATATAGACCACGATAATCCACCTGCGGAGGTTGTTGCCTTCCGGCGCCGTTTGCGGGAAGCAGACGCTGTCCTGATCTGTACGCCGGAATATGCCATCGGTGTGCCGGGTACCCTGAAAAATGCGATCGACTGGACTGTTTCTTCCATGGAGTTGTCCCGGAAGCCGGTAGCGCTGATCACAGCCGGTACCTCTGGTTTCAAAGCGCATGAATCGCTGCTGGGCACCCTGCTTATCATCGAATCGAACATTGCCACCACTGCCCAGATAGTCATCTCCGGAGTAAAAACAAAGATCAATCAGGACGGTATTATCACGGACACGGCTACACTGGAAAAGGTCCAACAGCTGATAGCGTCCCTGGTGGCTGTGGTGAAAGAAGAGCCTATCCCATTGATGCCAAGGCCTTCCCTGTTCTGA
- a CDS encoding mechanosensitive ion channel family protein codes for MPNILWNLMLIGISVIAGWLIKFLLSLILRKTSKRNGDFSLVHSALLHLGKAFNYFLPLLILNMLMPLMRIHPKYEPSLTRLAEIALTLSFAALVIGILKVLEDYVYHVYDLNKANNLKERKIRTQLQFVRKLAIALVLVLTACIILLSFDSMRKLGAGLLTGVGVGGIIIGFAAQKSLGNLLAGFQIAFTQPIRIDDVLVVEGEWGRVEEITLTYVVLNIWDQRKLILPINYFIEKPFQNWTRTGSEILGTAFFYLDYTAPIDKIRAEFDRLLKASPLWDKRASALQVTNITERTVEVRTLMSAATSGQAFDLRCYMREQLLKYIRENHPECLPQLRTADGL; via the coding sequence TTGCCCAACATCTTATGGAACCTGATGTTGATAGGCATTTCAGTAATTGCAGGATGGCTGATCAAATTCCTGCTTTCACTTATCCTGCGGAAGACCAGCAAACGCAACGGAGATTTTTCGCTGGTACATAGCGCTCTGCTCCATCTTGGCAAAGCATTCAACTATTTTCTGCCGTTGCTGATCCTCAACATGTTGATGCCATTGATGCGTATTCACCCCAAATATGAACCATCGCTGACACGCCTGGCGGAAATCGCGCTCACACTGTCATTTGCAGCACTGGTCATCGGCATACTTAAAGTGCTGGAAGATTATGTATATCATGTATATGATCTCAACAAAGCCAACAACCTGAAAGAACGGAAGATACGCACCCAGCTGCAGTTTGTGAGGAAGCTGGCCATAGCCCTTGTACTGGTACTCACAGCCTGTATCATCCTGCTGAGTTTTGACAGCATGCGTAAACTCGGCGCCGGCCTGCTCACCGGTGTAGGCGTTGGCGGTATCATCATCGGCTTCGCTGCGCAAAAATCACTCGGCAACCTGCTGGCCGGATTCCAGATAGCTTTTACCCAGCCTATCCGCATCGACGATGTGCTGGTGGTGGAAGGAGAATGGGGACGTGTGGAAGAAATTACACTCACCTATGTGGTACTCAACATCTGGGACCAGCGTAAACTGATACTCCCGATCAACTACTTTATCGAAAAACCTTTCCAGAACTGGACACGTACCGGATCTGAAATACTAGGCACCGCCTTCTTTTATCTCGACTATACCGCACCCATAGATAAAATCAGGGCCGAATTTGACAGACTGCTCAAAGCCTCTCCCCTCTGGGATAAACGAGCCAGCGCTCTGCAGGTCACCAACATCACCGAACGCACTGTTGAAGTAAGAACCCTGATGAGCGCCGCCACCTCCGGCCAGGCTTTCGACTTACGTTGTTATATGCGTGAACAGCTACTGAAATATATCAGGGAAAATCATCCGGAGTGTTTGCCCCAACTCAGAACTGCTGATGGATTATGA
- a CDS encoding alpha-L-fucosidase, whose protein sequence is MKKILLGATLLLCCFFSLSAQKYTADWSSLNKRGIPAWFNEAKFGIFIHWGVYAVPSFAVVGPGGYSEWYWYNLNGTKEGSHQQVQAFHDKQYGKDFSYQQFEKQFTASLFDPAQWADVFKRSGAKYVVLTSKHHEGYCLWDNKQADESWGHAWNAVTGTPKRDLLGDLTAAVRKEGLRMGYYYSLYEWFNPLYRKDRQRYVSEVMMPQFKDLVTRYKPSVIFSDGEWEMSDTAWRSTELLAWLYNESPVKDEVAVDDRWGNNTRGKNNGATYLTSEYGSGMQPGVVWEESQGIGQSYGYNRMEKADDYKKSNDLILLLTDIVSRGGNLLLDIGPTADGRIPVIMQQRLLDIGDWLKINGEAIYETKAWKETRQWSSGRRPEIREESYMSGYNISQMVVPSPTHAHIEMFFTTHQDALYCIVPRFEQQLRIRNYTAPKNAVCSILGSSKPITGQQQGKDFVINLSGLRPGDIPQRLFVVKIK, encoded by the coding sequence ATGAAAAAAATACTATTAGGTGCAACATTGCTGTTGTGTTGTTTTTTCTCTCTTTCTGCGCAAAAATATACGGCTGACTGGAGTTCTCTTAACAAACGAGGTATCCCTGCGTGGTTCAACGAAGCCAAGTTCGGCATCTTTATTCACTGGGGTGTATATGCAGTACCTTCCTTTGCTGTAGTGGGCCCGGGAGGGTATTCGGAGTGGTACTGGTATAACCTGAATGGTACCAAAGAAGGGAGTCATCAGCAGGTACAGGCATTTCATGACAAACAATACGGCAAGGATTTTTCCTATCAGCAGTTTGAAAAACAGTTCACGGCCTCGTTATTTGATCCGGCGCAATGGGCCGATGTTTTCAAACGTTCCGGTGCGAAGTATGTGGTGCTGACATCCAAACATCATGAGGGGTATTGTTTGTGGGATAACAAACAGGCAGATGAATCATGGGGACATGCCTGGAATGCGGTAACGGGGACGCCCAAACGAGATCTGCTGGGAGATCTGACAGCTGCAGTACGTAAGGAAGGGTTGCGTATGGGATATTATTATTCGTTGTATGAATGGTTTAATCCTTTGTACCGGAAAGACAGGCAGCGTTATGTCAGCGAAGTGATGATGCCGCAGTTTAAGGATCTGGTAACGCGTTATAAGCCTTCGGTTATTTTTTCTGATGGGGAATGGGAGATGTCTGATACTGCCTGGCGCAGCACAGAGCTGCTGGCATGGTTGTATAATGAGTCGCCGGTAAAGGATGAGGTGGCGGTAGATGACCGTTGGGGTAATAATACCAGAGGCAAAAACAACGGTGCTACTTATCTTACGTCGGAGTATGGCAGCGGGATGCAGCCGGGAGTAGTATGGGAGGAAAGTCAGGGTATTGGTCAGTCTTATGGTTATAACCGGATGGAAAAGGCAGATGATTACAAAAAGAGTAATGACCTGATTTTATTGCTGACAGATATTGTGTCACGTGGTGGTAATCTGTTGCTGGACATAGGGCCTACGGCAGATGGGCGTATACCGGTGATCATGCAGCAGCGTTTGCTGGACATCGGTGACTGGCTGAAAATTAATGGCGAGGCCATCTATGAAACCAAAGCCTGGAAGGAGACCCGGCAGTGGAGCAGCGGGAGGAGGCCTGAAATAAGGGAGGAGAGCTATATGTCGGGTTACAATATTTCGCAGATGGTTGTTCCTTCTCCGACACATGCCCACATAGAAATGTTTTTTACGACCCATCAGGATGCCTTATATTGCATAGTGCCACGTTTTGAACAACAGCTGCGTATTCGTAATTATACGGCCCCTAAAAACGCTGTCTGTAGTATTCTGGGCAGTAGCAAGCCTATCACCGGGCAGCAGCAGGGCAAGGATTTTGTGATCAATTTATCCGGACTTCGACCGGGAGATATTCCGCAGCGACTATTTGTGGTGAAGATAAAATAA
- the cas1b gene encoding type I-B CRISPR-associated endonuclease Cas1b, with protein MKKSYYLFNPGRISRRDNSLKFTPVDDLGAEGAPRYIPVESVDNLYTFGSLDANSALYNFLGKEQISVHFFDHYEHYTGSFMPKDFLLSGKVIIAQTEHYSNSSKRLSIASKFIEGAAFNILKNLRYYNNRDKDTSVQIDTISQMTPQISSARSIEELMGVEGKIRLTYYQTFDLIINDFEMGPRTKQPPSNEVNALISFLNMMCYTLCLDMIHHTQLNPTISFLHQPGYRRYSLALDLSEIFKPILVDRLIFSLLNKRQIQTQDFDHQLNSCLLKENGRKKVVKAWDDKLNETIKHRSLGRNVTYKHLIKLECYKLVKHILNIEEYKPFKAWW; from the coding sequence ATGAAGAAAAGTTATTACCTCTTTAACCCTGGAAGAATAAGCCGCAGGGACAATTCATTAAAATTCACTCCCGTTGATGATCTGGGTGCAGAAGGAGCACCGCGTTATATACCGGTCGAATCAGTAGACAACCTGTATACTTTTGGCAGTCTGGATGCCAACAGTGCTCTATACAACTTTCTGGGGAAAGAACAGATCAGTGTTCACTTCTTTGATCACTACGAACATTATACAGGAAGTTTCATGCCCAAAGACTTTCTTTTAAGTGGAAAAGTTATTATAGCACAAACAGAGCATTATTCAAATTCATCCAAAAGGCTGTCCATCGCCAGTAAATTTATAGAAGGAGCAGCATTCAACATCCTTAAAAACCTTCGCTATTATAACAATAGAGACAAGGACACCAGCGTCCAGATAGATACGATTTCTCAAATGACACCACAAATATCATCGGCAAGGAGCATTGAAGAACTGATGGGAGTAGAAGGAAAAATTCGTCTCACCTATTACCAAACATTTGATCTGATCATCAATGATTTTGAGATGGGACCTCGCACTAAACAACCTCCATCCAATGAGGTAAATGCCCTGATTTCATTCTTAAACATGATGTGTTATACGCTTTGTCTGGACATGATACACCATACACAACTCAACCCCACCATCAGCTTTCTGCATCAACCCGGATACCGGCGCTATTCACTGGCCCTGGACCTCTCCGAAATATTCAAACCTATTCTGGTAGACCGACTCATCTTTTCCTTACTAAACAAACGGCAAATACAAACACAGGATTTTGACCATCAACTTAATAGCTGTCTGTTAAAAGAAAATGGAAGAAAAAAAGTTGTTAAAGCATGGGACGACAAACTCAATGAAACCATCAAACATAGATCCCTTGGCAGAAATGTCACTTACAAACATCTGATAAAACTCGAATGCTACAAACTCGTTAAACATATTTTAAATATAGAAGAATATAAACCCTTTAAAGCCTGGTGGTAG